From Chitinophagaceae bacterium, the proteins below share one genomic window:
- a CDS encoding DUF1493 family protein: protein MEDKLLKDIIVLIEAKMGRYATPITRATCLEKDLGITGDDAGELLLEYGQKFNIDVSKLNLRKYFTPEGDTILQAILRMITGKKASKDSELTVGDLEKGVIARRLDEEVINS from the coding sequence ATGGAAGACAAATTGTTAAAAGATATAATTGTATTGATTGAGGCAAAGATGGGTAGATATGCTACGCCAATCACAAGAGCGACTTGCCTTGAAAAAGACTTAGGTATAACTGGTGATGATGCGGGGGAACTTCTTTTAGAGTATGGTCAAAAGTTCAACATTGATGTTTCAAAATTGAACTTAAGAAAATACTTTACTCCTGAAGGCGATACAATTTTACAAGCAATTTTAAGAATGATTACAGGTAAAAAAGCAAGTAAGGATAGTGAACTTACTGTTGGAGATTTAGAGAAAGGAGTAATTGCAAGACGATTAGATGAAGAAGTAATAAACAGTTGA